The genomic segment ctatactacagtcatgatggtgtctatacagtagcctatactaccgtcatgatgatggtgtctatacagtagactatactacagccaatgatgatggtgtctatacagtagactatactacagccaATGATGacggtgtctatacagtagactatactaccgtcatgatggtgtctatacagtagactatactacagccatgatgatggtgtctatacagtagactatactaccgccatgatgatggtgtctatacagtagaccaTACTACAGCCaatgatgatggtgtctatacagtagactatactacagccatGATGATGGTGACTACTACAGccatgatgatggtgtctatacagtagactatactacagccatgatgatggtgtctatacagtagactatactacagccgtgatgatggtgtctatacagtagactatactacagccatgatgatggtgtctatacagtagactatactacagccatgatgatggtgtctatacagtagactatactacagccatgatgatggtgtctataccAGACTTTGTGTTctatgatggtgtctatacagtagactatactacagccatgatgatggtgtctatacagtagactatactatcAGCCAGcatgatgatggtgtctatacagtagactatactacagccaATGATGacggtgtctatacagtagactatactaccatgatgatggtgtctatacagtagactatactacagccatgatgatggtgtctatacagtagactatactaccgccatgatgatggtgtctatacagtagactatactacagccaATGATGATGGTAGCCAGAAAAGCTGCTGATTTAAATGTTGCATAGTCTATAGGAtgtatcattaaaaaaaacaatgtaatgaTGCATTAGTGCATGTCATTGTGCTATGTGACTTCATCTGCTAAAATATTAAGCGATGAACATGTGAAAGTAGACTATACCAGATCTGTGTTCTACTTCATGGAGGGAAGCTCACCTCGATGGCCCACAGGTTCTGCAGGTGTGTCCTCAGCTCAGGTATCCTGCCCAGGAAATAGTGTTTCTGGAGATCCTGAATTTTCCCCTTGACATATTTCAGACTCTCAATCATTTCCTGGTCCCCCGTCTGGTTCAGCATCTGGCTGAAGATACTCAGATACACGTCCAGAACCACACTCATCAACACCCTCCGCTCACTGtcctgagggagagaaggaaggagagtacTTTTAAAATCTTGAAACGTAGTTTTGTCTCCAGCCTAGCCCAAGGGTAAGCAGTAGTTTCACATTGGTGATATTAGCCTGAAGGGGATAACAATGTGTAACATTATATGTTACCTCAAACGTGTCCTTGGGGAAAACAGGGTTTCCGTTGAACAGCTGGTCCTTGGAGATCTTCTGAAAGAACAAGACATGATGACAATCAGTTGTTTTCTCCTTCAACTTGCCTCCCATTAGGAAGGAGATCTCCCTGCAGTTTGTGCATATAGATTGACTCTTCTCCCCCTAATCACAAGTATAGtgtctgtcagacctgggctaaATAGGTCAAATAACTTCAAATACATCATTTAGTTTGTCACGTACAATGGCAACAATGgagtagtcccaaaagtgcaaactccaAGCTACGTCTAAGCTAAAGCTCACCTCAGATGGAAGTGTTTGAGCCAGGTCTGGTGTCTATGGGCCTACCTGGAAATGCACTGTTATGATGACGTCATCATTTTCAGTTTCATTTCAGTCTTTCCTGCTTGGGCAGGAAGTGTGGAACTCCTCTTGGTTTTAGTCAAACATTTTATTTCTAACTCATCAACATCCAATGTTCTCCCTGTTCTGTCCTACTGTTGGCCTCCCATTAGGAAGGAGATCTCCCTGTTCTGTCCTACTGTTGGCCTCCCATTAGGAAGGAGATCTCCCTGTTCTGTCCTACTGTTGGCCTCCCATTAGGAAGGAGATCTCCCTGTTCTGTACTGTTGGCCTCCCATTAGGAAGGAGATCTCCCTGTTCTGGCTACTGTTGGCCTCCCATTAGGAAGGAGATCTCCCTGTTCTGTCCTATGGCCTCCCTGATTCTGTTCTGTCCTACTGTTGGCCTCCCATTAGGAAGGAGAtctccctgttctgtctgtccattaggaaggagatctccctgttctgttggcctcccattaggaaggagatctccctgttctgtcctactgttggcctcccattaggaaggagatctccctgttctgtcctactgtttggcctcccattaggaaggagatctccctgttctgtcctattgttggcctcccattaggaaggagatctccctgttctgtcctactgttggcctcccattaggaaggagatctccctgttctgtcctactgttggcctcccattaggaaggagatctccctgttctgtcctactgttggcctcccattaggaaggagatctccctgttctgtcctactgttggcctcccattaggaaggagatctccctgttctgtcctactgttggcctccaattaggaaggagatctccctgttctgtcctactgttggcctcccattaggaaggagatctccctgttctgtcctactgttggcctcccattaggaaggagatctccctgttctgtcctactgttggcctcccattaggaaggagatctccctgttctgtcctactgttggcctcccattaggaaggagatctccctgttctgtctgtctgtcaggagaCACCCCTGTTTACCCAGTTAATAATGTGTATGATACTTACATAGTGGACTTTCAGTTTGTCTATGTTGCTCTTCATGTTAATTGATGTGTACTGAGCAGCATTACTCCATCCTAAAGTCATCCAGCCCATCAAGCAGAAACACATCACAGCCCTTGATAACACATCCATGGCCCTCAACGTCACGCTGAAGATCCCTCAAAGCTCAATAGTCCTCAATCGGTGTACGGTAACTTCAGTCAAAGGCCTTGACTTGAGTTGACTTAACGAGACCGCCTTGTAGCTGAGACGACCCAAGTCTTgttctcctgtgtctgtctgactgatgcTGAGGCTAAGACAGACAAGTATTTATATAGTTGAGGCAGAGGCAGAAACGATAGAGGTGTGAGGTTGTGGGTTCTCTGACTGAGCGAAGTTTCCTTTAAATCAAACACCAACACACGGCCGCTCATTAACACCTTTTTTTTTTAGCAGCAGAGCAGGGGGTCTTGGGTTGGAATCCCTAGGAAACAGGTAGTTTTGACACATTCTGGGGAAGTTCTTTGGTGATGTGGGTATgatgagggggaagaggaagagaatcAGGAGAAGGTATGTGGGGAGGGGGATGTCTGGGTTGATGTCATCTTAGAATGAACGCTTGTCTGCGTCCCAAACGGCACACTAttcccctacatagtacactacttttgaccagagccatgacGGGCGCTTCGTGATTAGTGGTTCTAGCTGATCAACTAATGAAACTgtggtgtttcctctgactggCTTTGTAGTAAATGATGCATGGTTTGATGTAATACTGAAACTAACACCAATGCCATCATGCTCTTATTAGATACTGCCATAACTGATATATATACCATCTGTTGGTCTCTGTAGGCGTAGTTCTCTTTCATCATTGTAggtctgcctcccaaatggcaccctagtccctatgtagtgcactactttagatcaggacacatggggtagtgcactactttggatcaGGACccatggggtagtgcactactttagaccagggcccataggggtagtgcactactttagactagggccaataggggtagtgcactactttatactaggGCCCatggagtagtgcactactttagaccagggcccatagggatagtgcactactttagaccagggcccataggggtaggaacctactttagaccagggcccatagggatagtgcactactttagaccagggcccatggcaCGCCATTTGGGAAATATCCCTCATTTCTGTAGGGAATACAGTGTATGTCTCTTTCGTCAGCAAATGAATAGGTTTGATAGACAGTTGAAAGTTGAAGTCATTAGATATTATCAATACATGTAAACTACATGATCAACAGTAAGTGGACAgctgctcgtccaacatctcattccaaaatcatggccattaatatggagttggtcccccctttgctgctgcaacagcctccactcttctgggaaggctttccactagatgttggaacattgcttcagggacttacttccattcaaccacaggagcattagtgagatcgagcactgatgttgggcggttaggcctggctcgcagtcggcgttccaattcatcccaaaggtgttcaatgggggttgaggttagggctgtgtgcaggccagtcaagttcttccacactaatCTCGAAacaaaatcatttctgtatggagctCGCTTTTTGCACGGAGGCATTGTCTTGCTtgaaacagcaaaggaccttccccaaacaaagttggaagcacagaatcgtctagaatgtcatttgtATACTGTTGCGTTAAGATTTCCTTCacaaggggcctagcccgaaccatgataaACAGGCCCAGACCATtatccctcctccaccaaactttacagttggcactatgcattcagacaggtagcgttctcctggcatccgccaaactcaaattcgtccgtcggactgccagatggtgaagcatgattcatcattccagagaacgtgtttccactggtggcgagctttacaccactccagccgacgcttggcattgtgcatggtgagcttatgcttgtgtgctgctgcttggccatggaaacccatttcatgaagctcccgacaaacagttcttgtgctgacgttgcttccagaagtagtttggaactcggtagtgagtgttgcaactcagcactcggtggtcctgttctgtgggCTTGCGTGGCCTACCACGTTGCGGcttagccgttgttgctcctagatgtttccacttcactatAACAGCATTTCCAGTTGAccagggaagctctagcagggcactaatttgacaaactgacttgttggaaagttgtcatcctatgacggtgccacgttgaaagtcactgagctcttcagtatgggccattctactacaaatgtttgtcaatggagattgcatggctgtgtgctagattttatacacctgtcagcaactggtatggctgaaatagctgaatccactaatttaaaaaggtgtccacatacttttgtatatatagtatacatACATATGATGTAAAATGCACATAGAGGTTTCAATATGAAGAGAATATTCATCAATATTCCAAAGCAAACGTCATTCCTTCAGAGCAGGATTTGCATTGACTGTAAACCAGCTATATCCTATCTATTTTATTATCATCAACTATAGTTTACATATAGTTTACATATAGTTTACATATAGTTTACATATAGTTGATATTTTACCACTGCATTGTTTATTTATGGGGAAAGAAAATAGACATTTtctgtgtatttatttatctaaAGAGCATTGTGTCTGCTGGCATTACAGAGGCACAGATAGCAGAGTAGTggagaatgtctctctctctctctctatctcactctctctctctctctccctctctatctcactgtctctctctctctctctatctcactgtctctctctatctcactgtctctctctctctctctctctctctctctctctctctctatctcactgtctctctccctctctatctctctgtctctctctctctctatctct from the Oncorhynchus tshawytscha isolate Ot180627B unplaced genomic scaffold, Otsh_v2.0 Un_contig_17898_pilon_pilon, whole genome shotgun sequence genome contains:
- the ifng1 gene encoding interferon gamma 1, whose amino-acid sequence is MDVLSRAVMCFCLMGWMTLGWSNAAQYTSINMKSNIDKLKVHYKISKDQLFNGNPVFPKDTFEDSERRVLMSVVLDVYLSIFSQMLNQTGDQEMIESLKYVKGKIQDLQKHYFLGRIPELRTHLQNLWAIETSDTTVQGKALSEFITIYEKASKLALKFHLKKDNRRKRRQAQRLKSHIM